A segment of the Staphylococcus ratti genome:
TTGTGAAAGATACATTACACGCACTTCAACAATTGGCACAAGCGTATATCCGTGACGTGAACCCAACAGTAATTGCTGTGACAGGTTCTAACGGAAAAACGACAACGAAAGATATGATTGAAAATACATTGGCAGCGAATTATCGTGTGAAAAAGACACTTGGCAATTACAACAATGAAATCGGACTACCGTTGACAATTTTAGAATTAAATCATGATACGGAAGTTTCCATTTTAGAAATGGGAATGTCAGGGTTCCATGAAATAGAATTGCTTTCAAATATCGCGAGACCCGATTACGCAGTGATTACAAATATCGGTGAGTCACATATGCAAGACTTAGGCTCAAGAGAAGGGATTGCACAAGCAAAATTCGAAGTTGTTGCAGGATTGAAAGCGCATGGAAAACTGCTTTTTGATGGAGATGAACCACTCTTAACGCCTCATGTTGAAACATTAACGTCCTCTCAATGTGTGAGTATTGGTTTGAACACAAAAAATGATATTCATTGTAAAATACTTTCACATGATGATGCAGGCATAACGTTCAACATCAATGGTAAAATCCAATATCATATCCCTGTTTTAGGTGAACATAATATGCGCAATGCGGCAATTGCAATCACAATTGCCAAATTATTAGAGGTAGATGATACTACAATTCAATCTCAACTCAATCACCTTAAACTTACAGGTATGCGTATGCAAAAATTTAAAGCGCCTAATGGGGCTACAGTGATCAATGATGCATATAATGCGAGTCCAACGAGTATGAAAGCTGCTGTTGACACATTAAGTCAATTGGAAGGACGCAAAGTGCTGATTTTTGGTGATGTTCTAGAACTAGGTGAGCAATCTAAAGCACTTCACATGAGTGTAGGACTTTATCTCGAACATAAAAATATTGATACTTTGTATACGTATGGAGAAGCGGCACGAGATATTCATGAAAAAGGGAAACATTTTGTAAAAGAAGCGATTCATTTTCAAGATAAATCTCAAATGATCCGTTACGTAAAGTCTATACTTGAACCACAAGATAACGTACTAGTAAAAGGTTCTCGAGGCATGAAATTAGAAGAGGTTGTCGATACGTTAATTGCACCTGAAAATAAGTAATTTTTCATCTATAAATCGCATGAAATTCATATTGTAATATTAAAGCGTCATATTACCGAGAAGGTAGTATGACGCTTTGTTTATATGTTTCAGCGTACTTCTAAAATTGAAGTATTTTAATAAGAACATAGGTGGCGACGGATTTGGTTTATTGCGCAATTAGGTTTCAGGTGGTAATATGGAGAAGTTGGAAAAATCATTATTGAGATAAATTATGAGAAAAAAGATTCCAAAAAAAGGAGAATGACTTTGCAAAATTTTACAAGCTTAGGTGTTTCAGAAAAAACAGCTGAAACATTAGAGTCGATGGGATTTACGGAACCTACACCGATACAAAAGGATAGCATTCCATCTGCTCTTAAAAATTTAGATATTTTGGGCCAAGCACAAACGGGCACAGGAAAAACGGGTGCATTTGGTATCCCATTAATTGAAAAAGTAGTAGGCCAAGAAGGTGTCCGCGCACTTATCTTAGCACCGACACGTGAACTTGCAATGCAAGTCGCAGAACAATTACGTGAATTTAGCCGTGGACAAAAAGTTCAAGTCGTGACTGTATTTGGGGGTATGCCGATTGACCGCCAAATTAAATCTTTAAAGCGTGGACCGCAAATTGTAGTAGGGACACCTGGACGTGTGATTGATCATTTGAATCGTCGTACTTTAAAAACACAACATATTGAAACGTTAATATTAGACGAAGCAGATGAAATGATGAATATGGGATTCATTGATGATATGCGTTACATTATGGATAAATTGCCATCTGACAATCGTCAAACAATGCTTTTTTCGGCAACGATGCCAAAAGCAATTCAAGAGTTAGTTCAAAAATTTATGAAATCACCACAAATTATTAAAACGATGAATAATGAACTTTCTGACCCTCAAATTGATGAATTTTATACAATTGTTAAAGAACTTGAAAAGTTTGATACGTTTACAAACTTCTTAGACGTTCACCAACCTGAACTTGCAATTGTATTTGGACGTACGAAACGTCGTGTGGATGAACTTACAGGTGCATTACTTTCAAAAGGTTATAAAGCAGAAGGGTTGCACGGTGACATTACACAAGCTAAACGTCTAGAAGTACTTAAAAAATTCAAAAATGATCAAATTGACATTTTAGTAGCAACAGACGTCGCTGCACGTGGTTTAGATATTTCTGGTGTAAGCCACGTTTATAATTTTGACATTCCTCAAGATACTGAAAGCTATACGCACCGTATTGGACGTACGGGCCGTGCGGGTAAACAAGGTATGGCAGTAACATTTGTTAACCCAATTGAAATGGACTATATCCGTCAAATTGAACAAGCGAACCGTCGCCAAATGCGTGCATTACGTCCGCCGCACCGTAAAGAAGTACTGCGTGCACGTGAAGAAGAAATTAAATCTAAAGTAGAAAATTGGATGGCAGCGACGAAAGAGCCGCGTGTTGAAAACATCGCGCAACAATTATTAGAAGTATACGACCATACTGAATTAGTCACTGCACTTTTACAAGAATTAGTAGAATCAAACGATGAAGTCGAAGTGCAACTTACATTTGAAAAGCCGCTTGCACGTAAAAGTCGTCAACCGAAAAACAACCGTAAAGGTGGCGGTGCAAAGCGTTATTCTAAGTCGCGTCGTGGTAACAAATCAAACTTCAATAAAAAAGGCAACACACATAAAGAAAAACGTGATTCTAAAGTGAAAAAAGGCCGAACATTTGCAGATCATCAAAAATAATATGTTCTATAATAAAGCGAACAAATAAATTAAAAACGCTCTCTTCTAAAGATAATAGTGAAGAGAGCGTTTTTATATGTATATCATCACTATAGCAATGAATACGGTTTTACATCATTGACCATAAATGTTCAATGTTTTTATGTTAACTATTTAAGATGATTTGAAAAAGCATAAGATGAGATACACAATGTTAAAGGCAATTCCAATGGACCTATTTATTAAATATTACATATTTAATTCGATACTATATATTTTATGCTCTATGTTATAATCAATATAAAAGTTAAAAAAGGGGGAGTCGATAGAGCGTGGATGATTCGATGAAAAAAGGGCCGATAACGACGAAGAAATATATGATTCAAAGCCAATGTCTACACCTTTTAATAGATGTATGGTTTGTAGTAGGGTTTCTATTTTTAGCTATTTATTTTCATTGGCCAATCGTTTGGTTATATGTCATTGGTGGTTTAGCGTTACTTGACATTGCTATTCGTACAGTATATCCATTAATCGCTTATCACTTTTATACGTATCGCGTGAGCGAATCTATGATTGAAATTCGTCACAATATTTGGTTTAAGCAGTATGACGCTGTTAAAATTGAACGAATTCAATATTTGGAAAGTGTTAGCAATCCATTATCAAAACGACACGCGTTAAAACAATTGAGAGTGATTACGGCAGGTCATGAAATTGCGTTGCCTTATTTAAAAGTAACGGAAATAGAAAGGATTGAGCAACATTGTATGTCCCATTTGGTGAGAGGTGAAGATGATGTATAATCCTCAAAAATTACATCCGATATCGTATGTTACAAGCGTGATTGAAGCGATAAAAAGCAATTTTTTATTTATCATTATTTTTGTGTTCTTTCAGATGAATCGTTTTGAGTGGTCGAATCCGTGGAGTTATATCACACCTGCTATTGTAGCGACTATATTTGTTATAAGTTTTATACTTAACGCAATGAGAGTGTATAAAACACGTTATTGGATTGAAAATAATTATTTGATTCTCACATCTGGAGTATTTAACCTCGAGCGCAAAGAGTTACATATTAAGCGGATTCAATCAATGGATACGACACAATCTGTCGTAAATCGAATTTTTGGCGGCGTCAGTTTGCAAATTAAAACACCGAGTGACGGGATTGAACTTGATACCGTCACGAAACAACAAAGTGACTGGATTCGTCAAGAAATTGAAAAAGTAAAAGCTCAAATTGAAAGTAAATCATCTGCCACTCATGATGAAACATGTGATACGCCTCAAAGGCATAAGACGCAAGTTTTTAATGAGATGTTATACAAGTTATCGAACAAAAATTTACTATTAATGGCAATGACAAGTGGGGCAATTTTGGTCACGTTTGTTGCTGTTGCGCCTATCATTAGTACACTTCAAGATGTCATCGATTGGTCTTGGTTGTTTGGCAGTGTTAATCATATATTACAAAATCAAATCTATTCGATATTATTAACTATAAGTGTCATCATATTAATCAGCTACTTTATAGGAATTTTGATTACGATGATTAAATATTATGGCTATACGTTACATCGAGAAGGCGCGTATTTACATATTCGTTATGGATTGTTTAATATACGTCGTCTCACAGTGCCGATTACGCGTATACAAGCTGCCGTCGAAGAAAGGTCTTTCGTGAGAAGTCTATTTGGCTACACAGCTTATGCTTTTATTATTACGAGCGAGCAAGTGGTGAAAGAGGATGACAATGCGGATGGCAAAGTGATGATTTTACCATTTATTAAACAAAAAGAGGCGAGAAATATTATTTCTGATATTGTGCCACACCTTAATTTTAACGCTATCCCAGAAGGTTTGCCTTGGCAAGGCTTTCATCGTCGCTTTTGGATAGTAAGTCTTATTTTATTAATTGGTGCAGGGATAGGTCATTATTATTTTAGTGCTTGGCTATGGTTACCTGCGCTTGTGATTGTTACTTATTTAATTATTCATAGCTATATTGCCGTTAAAAAGTCTGGCACAACGATGAATGGCAATCAGATATCAGTTAAACAAGTGACGCTCTTTGGTTTTAGAGTTTCACATTTCAAACTTGAAAAAGTCATTGGTTACCATCAAGCAGCACATCCTTTAATGGCGCGAGCAAACCTCAGTCATTTTGAATTTCTGCTTGCTAAAGGTGCTACCCATCAATCAGTAGGCATTCGATTTGAAGATGCTAAACGTGTGAAAGCTTATCGACAATGGTATTTGAAGGGGGCAGTAGATAATGAAAAGAATGCATAAAGACGGATTAAAAGTACTGCGATTAAGAGGTATCATCTTTTCATTAATTGTTGCTCTTTTTGGAATAGGCAGCACAGCAAGTGCATATTTCTTTGATTGGGGAATTGTTTACCCTGTTATGATAGTCAGTGCAGTGTTAGTCGTTCTCGCTATTATCTTTTTTATTTGCATTACGCCTAAGTATCGTTATGCCATTTTTAGATATCAATTTGATACACATAAACTATTTGTTCAAAAAGGACTTTTCTTTGTCAAACAGTATAAGGCGCCCCTTTACCGTATACAAAATGTTGAGATTGAGGAAGGATGGATTATGCGCCGTTTCAACCTTGCTAACATTTTGTTATATACCGCAGGTGGTGTGATTCAAGTCAAACTTATTCATAAAGAGGAAGCGCAAAAATTAAACGCCTTTATTAAACAGCATGGTATGATGGAATTATACGATGGAGATGATTACGTAAATAGAGATGTAGAAGATGAATCCTCACACGATTTAAAGTAAATGAAAGAAGAAAGCACAGTAGCTGACTGAATAGAAAGGCGCCTATCAGCTTATTCAATTCTAGTCAGCCTTGTTGGGGCAGGACGACGAAATCAAAAGATTTCTGTCCTGCATTGAAAAAAGTGAAAGAAAGAAGAGAGCACAGTAGCTGTCTGGATTGAAATTTCGCTTAACAGCTCATTTCAACCCTAGTCAGCCTTGTTGGGGCAGGACAACGAAATCAAAAGATTTCTGTCCTGCTCCCATTAATAAGAAAATGAGGAGTATTTATGATTTATGGTATTGGTGTCGATTTAGTAGAGATTGACCGCATCAAAAAAGTGTTGGAACACCAAGCGCGTTTTCCAGAGCGTATTCTTTCTAGTAAAGAGCTCGAAAAATATCACTCTTTTAAATTAGAACGCCGAAAAGTTGAATTTTTAGCAGGCCGATTTGCGTGTAAAGAAGCGATGAGCAAAGCTTTAGGCAGTGGTTTAGGACAACAGGTTGCATTTAAAGATATTCATTGTGATAACGATGAAAATGGAAAACCGTACATTCATTTTAAAGATTATAAAGTACATGTTTCAATTACACATACAGATCACTATGCAATGAGCCAAGTAATTATAGAAAATTAAAACACTTAGTTTTAAGAGCTAACAAAAATACATTGGATTTCAATCGTTTTCGTTTGAATTGCATGTCAAATTTCATTGTTATGAATTTATGATGAATATTAGACAAGAAGCGCGTGAGTGAATAACTAACGCCTCATTCTAAGTACCGATTTATTTTAGGAAGGTGACAGTGATGTCAGAAAAATATTACCGTTCAACAGAACTAACGATTAATTTAGAAGCAATTACGCAAAACTATTTTGCGTTAGCAAACTTACATCCCAATAAAATGATAATGCCTGTTGTAAAAGCAAATGCTTATGGATTGGGGAGTGTTCCGATTGCACAACATTTGAGAGCATTAGGCGCTGAATTTTTTTGCGTTGCCACATTAGATGAAGCCATTGAATTGCGCATGCACGGTATTAAGGAAAAAATTCTTATTTTATCAAGTGTTCCACCGCATGCGATTAATAAAGCAATTCAACATCGTGTGGCAATAGGTGTTCCTTCTAAAGCATGGCTTGAGGAGGCTATTTCACTTATTGATGATGAAGCCAAGAAAACCGTTTGGATGCACGTGAAACTTGATACAGGTATGAATCGTTTAGGTATTAAAAATAAAGATACGTATCAAGAAGTCATTCATTTGATTGAACAACATCCAAATTTAAAATTTGAAGGTGTTTTCTCACATTTTGCTTCAGCAGATGTTGATAACGAAACATCTAATAGACAATATGAGCACTTTAAATCATTAGTGGAAAGTACAGAGAGACCACCTATTGTACATATTCAAAATTCAGCAGGCGCTTTACGTTTTGATCCATCGATTTGTAACGCTTTTCGACCAGGTATTGCTCTGTATGGATACTATCCGTCTCCATTTATCGAAGAGAAAGCAACTGCAAAACTAACGCCATCAGTGGAATGGACATCAAGTATTACGCAAGTAAAAAGCTTAGATGCAGGCGAATCGATAGGTTATGGAGAGACGTTTACAGCAGAACAACCGATGACGATAGCGCTACTACCTGTGGGTTATGCAGATGGCTACTTAAGAAGTATGCAAGGAAGTTATGTAGAGGTGAACGGGACGCAATGTGAAGTTGTTGGCCGTGTAAGTATGGATCAAACAGCCATACATGTTCCTGAACACACGCATCCAGGAGATGTAGCGACACTTATAACGGCTAAAGCACATACCCCACAAGCGGTTGAAGCATTAGCAGAAAAGCAAAATTCAATTAATTATGAAGTACTATGTAACTTAGGAAGACGTGTCGCAAGAGTGTACAAATCTCAACAATTGAGTGAAATATCCAACGAATTGTTAAAATAGTA
Coding sequences within it:
- the alr gene encoding alanine racemase, producing the protein MSEKYYRSTELTINLEAITQNYFALANLHPNKMIMPVVKANAYGLGSVPIAQHLRALGAEFFCVATLDEAIELRMHGIKEKILILSSVPPHAINKAIQHRVAIGVPSKAWLEEAISLIDDEAKKTVWMHVKLDTGMNRLGIKNKDTYQEVIHLIEQHPNLKFEGVFSHFASADVDNETSNRQYEHFKSLVESTERPPIVHIQNSAGALRFDPSICNAFRPGIALYGYYPSPFIEEKATAKLTPSVEWTSSITQVKSLDAGESIGYGETFTAEQPMTIALLPVGYADGYLRSMQGSYVEVNGTQCEVVGRVSMDQTAIHVPEHTHPGDVATLITAKAHTPQAVEALAEKQNSINYEVLCNLGRRVARVYKSQQLSEISNELLK
- the cshA gene encoding degradosome RNA helicase CshA, producing the protein MQNFTSLGVSEKTAETLESMGFTEPTPIQKDSIPSALKNLDILGQAQTGTGKTGAFGIPLIEKVVGQEGVRALILAPTRELAMQVAEQLREFSRGQKVQVVTVFGGMPIDRQIKSLKRGPQIVVGTPGRVIDHLNRRTLKTQHIETLILDEADEMMNMGFIDDMRYIMDKLPSDNRQTMLFSATMPKAIQELVQKFMKSPQIIKTMNNELSDPQIDEFYTIVKELEKFDTFTNFLDVHQPELAIVFGRTKRRVDELTGALLSKGYKAEGLHGDITQAKRLEVLKKFKNDQIDILVATDVAARGLDISGVSHVYNFDIPQDTESYTHRIGRTGRAGKQGMAVTFVNPIEMDYIRQIEQANRRQMRALRPPHRKEVLRAREEEIKSKVENWMAATKEPRVENIAQQLLEVYDHTELVTALLQELVESNDEVEVQLTFEKPLARKSRQPKNNRKGGGAKRYSKSRRGNKSNFNKKGNTHKEKRDSKVKKGRTFADHQK
- a CDS encoding PH domain-containing protein; amino-acid sequence: MDDSMKKGPITTKKYMIQSQCLHLLIDVWFVVGFLFLAIYFHWPIVWLYVIGGLALLDIAIRTVYPLIAYHFYTYRVSESMIEIRHNIWFKQYDAVKIERIQYLESVSNPLSKRHALKQLRVITAGHEIALPYLKVTEIERIEQHCMSHLVRGEDDV
- a CDS encoding PH domain-containing protein, with the protein product MKRMHKDGLKVLRLRGIIFSLIVALFGIGSTASAYFFDWGIVYPVMIVSAVLVVLAIIFFICITPKYRYAIFRYQFDTHKLFVQKGLFFVKQYKAPLYRIQNVEIEEGWIMRRFNLANILLYTAGGVIQVKLIHKEEAQKLNAFIKQHGMMELYDGDDYVNRDVEDESSHDLK
- a CDS encoding PH domain-containing protein translates to MMYNPQKLHPISYVTSVIEAIKSNFLFIIIFVFFQMNRFEWSNPWSYITPAIVATIFVISFILNAMRVYKTRYWIENNYLILTSGVFNLERKELHIKRIQSMDTTQSVVNRIFGGVSLQIKTPSDGIELDTVTKQQSDWIRQEIEKVKAQIESKSSATHDETCDTPQRHKTQVFNEMLYKLSNKNLLLMAMTSGAILVTFVAVAPIISTLQDVIDWSWLFGSVNHILQNQIYSILLTISVIILISYFIGILITMIKYYGYTLHREGAYLHIRYGLFNIRRLTVPITRIQAAVEERSFVRSLFGYTAYAFIITSEQVVKEDDNADGKVMILPFIKQKEARNIISDIVPHLNFNAIPEGLPWQGFHRRFWIVSLILLIGAGIGHYYFSAWLWLPALVIVTYLIIHSYIAVKKSGTTMNGNQISVKQVTLFGFRVSHFKLEKVIGYHQAAHPLMARANLSHFEFLLAKGATHQSVGIRFEDAKRVKAYRQWYLKGAVDNEKNA
- the acpS gene encoding holo-ACP synthase produces the protein MIYGIGVDLVEIDRIKKVLEHQARFPERILSSKELEKYHSFKLERRKVEFLAGRFACKEAMSKALGSGLGQQVAFKDIHCDNDENGKPYIHFKDYKVHVSITHTDHYAMSQVIIEN
- a CDS encoding UDP-N-acetylmuramoyl-tripeptide--D-alanyl-D-alanine ligase; the protein is MIEITLRQLKDWVDCEVDPTFLDHSIKGVSIDSRHIEKGQLFIPFIGENVDGHRFCEQAIQDGAGATFFQTDSDSDVPKNGPVIFVKDTLHALQQLAQAYIRDVNPTVIAVTGSNGKTTTKDMIENTLAANYRVKKTLGNYNNEIGLPLTILELNHDTEVSILEMGMSGFHEIELLSNIARPDYAVITNIGESHMQDLGSREGIAQAKFEVVAGLKAHGKLLFDGDEPLLTPHVETLTSSQCVSIGLNTKNDIHCKILSHDDAGITFNINGKIQYHIPVLGEHNMRNAAIAITIAKLLEVDDTTIQSQLNHLKLTGMRMQKFKAPNGATVINDAYNASPTSMKAAVDTLSQLEGRKVLIFGDVLELGEQSKALHMSVGLYLEHKNIDTLYTYGEAARDIHEKGKHFVKEAIHFQDKSQMIRYVKSILEPQDNVLVKGSRGMKLEEVVDTLIAPENK